A window from SAR324 cluster bacterium encodes these proteins:
- a CDS encoding DUF3015 family protein — MRTTITAFTISIIFLLISSSTLFACHLGIWAGAWTVGHKQNRVGVNPTPPTTIFEISTELTKTSSDHTTASSYATTDFTIITTNCDWKSANIEKFFNESYEEIAEESAQGSGTHLEALASLTGCPTDKYSTFERVMHQNHQYVFAANEYDGSIENLFNVLNSEEQLQTCLESS; from the coding sequence ATGCGAACAACCATCACTGCGTTTACGATCTCGATAATTTTTTTGCTGATCAGTTCCAGCACGCTATTTGCCTGTCATCTAGGAATTTGGGCAGGAGCATGGACCGTTGGACACAAGCAAAATCGGGTAGGGGTCAATCCGACACCACCCACCACTATTTTCGAAATTTCTACTGAATTAACAAAAACCTCTTCCGACCATACGACAGCTAGTTCCTACGCCACCACAGACTTTACCATCATCACCACGAACTGTGACTGGAAGAGTGCAAACATCGAGAAGTTCTTTAACGAAAGCTATGAGGAAATTGCGGAGGAAAGTGCCCAAGGTTCAGGCACTCATCTTGAAGCCCTTGCTTCATTGACAGGGTGTCCCACTGATAAATACTCAACTTTTGAGCGAGTGATGCATCAGAACCATCAGTACGTCTTTGCAGCAAATGAATATGATGGCTCGATTGAGAACCTCTTTAACGTGCTAAATTCTGAAGAGCAGTTGCAAACCTGCCTCGAGAGTTCTTAA